A single genomic interval of Candidatus Korarchaeota archaeon NZ13-K harbors:
- a CDS encoding radical SAM protein, with translation MEELPLGALRVRGWSAGCDLCWKGAKSVIFITGECPLYSKCFYCTIADWRKGRRDLVIVNERVVSGPSDALEEVRVSSSLGAGITGGEPLMVPERVSSYVGLLKEAFGKSFHVHVYTSSIGVDEGSLSALYDSGVDEIRFHTWDERNWEKMRLAVSMGFSVGAEIPSVPMDPWMKRIKKLSKFLDSIGADFLNLNELEFTPSNRERLLSMGMRPRADDEVAVEGSSETARDALEYLERETGIMGYFCPAAQKEYQVRMRWMRRAANVAKRHETPTDEGTLVYGEVTGPEEKLAMVMRRYGGSLEDGRLLMDVESFEKALRFLKRLNLDGRLVEVMPTEDRRVLQVYPLDFILRSKRRFRGGR, from the coding sequence ATGGAGGAGCTACCCCTAGGCGCTCTTAGAGTGAGGGGATGGAGTGCTGGCTGCGATCTCTGCTGGAAGGGGGCTAAGAGCGTCATCTTCATCACCGGGGAGTGTCCACTCTACTCAAAATGCTTCTACTGCACAATAGCCGATTGGAGGAAGGGGAGGAGGGATCTCGTGATCGTGAACGAGAGGGTGGTCTCGGGCCCCTCGGATGCGCTGGAGGAGGTGAGGGTCAGCTCCTCCCTGGGTGCGGGGATAACGGGAGGGGAGCCCCTCATGGTCCCGGAGAGGGTTTCAAGCTACGTTGGGCTTCTCAAGGAGGCTTTCGGAAAGAGTTTTCACGTGCACGTATACACGAGCTCCATAGGCGTAGATGAGGGGAGCCTCTCCGCGCTTTACGATTCCGGTGTGGATGAGATCAGGTTTCACACATGGGATGAGAGGAATTGGGAGAAGATGAGGCTTGCTGTCTCTATGGGCTTCTCGGTGGGCGCTGAGATCCCATCGGTACCGATGGATCCTTGGATGAAGAGGATCAAGAAGCTCTCAAAATTCTTGGACAGTATCGGTGCCGATTTCCTGAACTTGAACGAGCTTGAGTTCACACCCTCGAACAGGGAGAGACTGCTGAGCATGGGGATGAGGCCGAGAGCGGATGATGAGGTGGCGGTCGAGGGGAGCTCCGAGACCGCCAGGGATGCGCTGGAGTACCTGGAGAGGGAGACGGGGATCATGGGATACTTCTGCCCCGCGGCTCAGAAGGAGTACCAGGTGAGGATGAGGTGGATGAGGAGGGCCGCCAACGTGGCCAAGCGTCACGAGACCCCGACCGATGAGGGGACCCTGGTATACGGAGAGGTCACTGGACCGGAGGAAAAGCTCGCCATGGTGATGCGGAGGTATGGTGGCTCCCTCGAGGATGGGAGACTCCTGATGGATGTCGAGTCATTCGAGAAAGCCCTTAGATTTCTGAAGAGACTTAACCTCGATGGGAGGCTGGTGGAGGTCATGCCCACGGAGGACAGGAGGGTCCTGCAGGTCTACCCCCTGGACTTCATCCTCAGGAGCAAAAGGAGGTTTAGGGGAGGTCGATAA
- a CDS encoding MBL fold metallo-hydrolase translates to MAKLTITALGGTREVGKSALLLEAGRTRVLLDYGMKLIPKQHPEFPPLPDEVDAVLLSHAHLDHSGSIPRLFASGKEVPVYALDVTKHYTELLLYDTIKVAKIRDHEIGYGARDVNRFLESFRQIEFNVPFKVGDIEVTAIDAGHIPGSAMFHISYDGKSILYTGDFNTVESRLMPSARLDDVPDVDVVITESTYAKREHPPRDKQEMLLRDAVMETISSGGTAIIAGFAIGRLLEVAMALRARGFRGDLFLDGMARKSTEITAEFSNRVRSYDEMMLTIRSLLPVKDWGMRERISRRPSVVLTTSGMLEGGPVHYYLKERKDDENSMITLTGYQVDGSEGRRLLEEGKIEIGGEENWINMKVNQLNFSAHASRSGILKLIRELGPKEVIVVHGDRTSEFALELEERMGVKARAPEVDETIEL, encoded by the coding sequence ATGGCCAAGCTGACGATAACAGCCCTAGGGGGAACTAGGGAGGTCGGCAAGAGCGCACTGTTGCTTGAGGCCGGCAGAACGAGGGTCCTACTCGATTATGGGATGAAGCTGATACCCAAGCAGCACCCCGAGTTCCCCCCGCTGCCTGATGAGGTGGATGCCGTGCTACTCTCCCATGCCCACTTGGATCACTCGGGCTCAATACCGAGGCTCTTCGCCAGCGGAAAGGAGGTACCGGTATACGCCTTGGATGTGACAAAGCACTACACTGAGCTCCTGCTCTATGACACAATAAAGGTCGCTAAGATCAGGGATCATGAGATAGGATACGGGGCCAGGGATGTAAACAGGTTCCTCGAGAGCTTCAGGCAGATAGAGTTCAACGTCCCCTTCAAGGTGGGGGACATAGAGGTCACAGCCATAGATGCGGGCCACATCCCCGGCAGCGCCATGTTTCACATAAGCTACGATGGCAAATCGATCCTCTACACCGGGGACTTCAACACAGTGGAGTCTAGGCTCATGCCCTCGGCGCGCCTGGATGACGTGCCCGACGTCGATGTGGTGATCACTGAGTCGACTTACGCGAAGAGGGAACATCCCCCGAGGGATAAACAGGAGATGCTGCTCAGGGATGCCGTGATGGAGACCATAAGCTCAGGAGGTACCGCGATAATAGCAGGCTTCGCGATAGGCAGGCTCCTGGAGGTGGCCATGGCCCTCAGGGCCAGGGGCTTCAGGGGCGACCTCTTCTTGGACGGCATGGCTAGGAAGAGCACCGAGATAACGGCCGAGTTCTCGAACAGGGTGAGGAGCTACGATGAGATGATGCTGACCATAAGGAGCCTGCTGCCCGTCAAGGACTGGGGGATGAGGGAGAGGATCTCTAGGAGACCCAGCGTGGTCCTCACGACGTCCGGCATGCTCGAGGGGGGACCCGTGCACTATTACCTGAAGGAGAGGAAGGACGATGAGAACAGCATGATAACCCTCACAGGGTATCAGGTGGATGGATCGGAGGGAAGGAGATTGCTGGAAGAGGGAAAGATCGAGATAGGAGGGGAGGAGAACTGGATAAATATGAAAGTCAATCAGCTGAACTTCTCAGCCCACGCAAGCAGATCGGGCATCCTGAAGCTGATCCGGGAGCTGGGACCTAAGGAGGTGATAGTGGTCCACGGTGACAGGACAAGCGAGTTCGCCTTGGAACTCGAGGAGAGGATGGGGGTAAAGGCGAGGGCCCCCGAGGTGGATGAGACGATAGAACTTTGA
- the metG gene encoding methionine--tRNA ligase subunit beta — MSQVPFSEFKKLDIRIGEILEAERIEGSRKLMKLVVDLGGERRQLVAGIAEHYDPKDLVGRQIVVVVNLERRKFMGVESQGMLLAAVVDGRPVLIGPEERVPPGTPVS, encoded by the coding sequence ATGTCCCAAGTCCCGTTCTCAGAATTCAAGAAGCTGGACATAAGGATAGGGGAGATCTTGGAGGCCGAGAGGATAGAGGGAAGCAGGAAATTGATGAAGTTGGTGGTGGACCTGGGAGGGGAGAGGAGGCAGCTTGTCGCCGGAATAGCGGAGCATTACGATCCCAAGGACTTGGTGGGAAGGCAGATCGTCGTGGTAGTTAACCTTGAGAGGAGGAAGTTCATGGGAGTTGAGTCCCAGGGGATGCTTCTCGCGGCCGTGGTCGATGGAAGGCCCGTGCTGATAGGACCCGAGGAGAGGGTGCCCCCCGGGACCCCCGTGTCCTGA